A DNA window from Mycobacterium sp. IDR2000157661 contains the following coding sequences:
- a CDS encoding GlsB/YeaQ/YmgE family stress response membrane protein, with protein sequence MTITGIISAILIGIVVGVLGRLVLPGRQPIGFLVTILVGIVSAFIGTWLAHALGLPTATRGVDWIELLVQVVVAAVGVALVASLMGRRRTGVTRTRRRSGLMR encoded by the coding sequence ATGACCATCACCGGCATCATCAGCGCCATTCTGATCGGCATCGTGGTCGGCGTTCTCGGCCGCTTGGTGCTCCCTGGCAGGCAACCGATCGGCTTCCTCGTGACGATCCTGGTAGGCATCGTGTCCGCCTTCATCGGCACCTGGCTCGCCCACGCGTTGGGCCTGCCGACCGCGACCCGCGGAGTCGACTGGATCGAGTTGTTGGTCCAGGTGGTCGTCGCCGCCGTCGGCGTCGCGTTGGTCGCCTCCCTGATGGGCCGCCGGCGTACCGGCGTGACGCGGACGCGCCGTCGGTCCGGCTTGATGCGGTAA
- a CDS encoding prepilin peptidase, which yields MGAVLAGCALAWLTMLSVYDICLRRLPNALTLPGAAVVLIAAVVAGRGLPAVLGALLLFGGYLLVHVLAPGSMGAGDVKLALGVGALTGALGTDIWAVAALAAPVGSALWAFISVGRGVKTTVPHGFSMCLATAVAGVMAIG from the coding sequence GTGGGGGCGGTACTGGCGGGTTGTGCGTTGGCCTGGCTGACGATGTTGAGCGTCTACGACATCTGCCTGCGGCGATTGCCGAATGCCCTCACGCTGCCGGGCGCTGCTGTCGTTCTGATCGCAGCCGTGGTCGCCGGGCGCGGCCTCCCCGCTGTGCTCGGCGCGCTGCTGTTGTTCGGCGGTTATCTGCTGGTGCACGTACTCGCGCCCGGATCGATGGGCGCGGGCGACGTCAAGCTGGCGCTCGGCGTCGGCGCGCTTACCGGTGCGCTCGGCACCGACATCTGGGCGGTCGCGGCGTTGGCGGCACCGGTCGGATCGGCGCTGTGGGCCTTCATCAGCGTGGGACGCGGTGTCAAAACCACGGTGCCGCACGGGTTCTCGATGTGTCTGGCCACGGCGGTTGCCGGCGTGATGGCGATCGGCTGA
- the aroC gene encoding chorismate synthase, whose amino-acid sequence MLRWTTAGESHGRALVAVVEGMVAGVHVTSDDIAAQLARRRLGYGRGARMKFEQDLVTLLAGVRHGLTLGGPIAVEIGNTEWPKWETVMAADPVDPDRLADLKDSARNAPLTRPRPGHADYAGMLKYGFDDARPVLERASARETAARVAAGTIARAFLRDALGVEVLSHVISIGASDPYDGPPPQAADLAAIDASPVRAFDEAAEQSMIAEIEAAKKDGDTLGGVVEVVANGLPVGLGSFTSGDNRLDSQLAAAVMGIQAIKGVEIGDGFRTARRRGSVAHDEMYPGPDGVLRSTNRAGGLEGGMTNGQPLRVRAAMKPISTVPRALATVDMATGDETVAIHQRSDVCAVPAAGVVVETMVALVLARATLEKFGGDSLSETRANIDNYLRAVAAREPSAEPLQASH is encoded by the coding sequence GTGTTGCGATGGACTACCGCTGGTGAATCCCACGGCCGCGCCCTGGTCGCGGTCGTCGAAGGCATGGTCGCCGGTGTCCACGTCACCTCCGACGACATCGCCGCGCAGCTCGCGCGACGGCGACTCGGTTACGGCCGCGGGGCCCGGATGAAGTTCGAGCAGGACCTGGTCACGCTGCTGGCCGGCGTGCGCCACGGACTCACGCTGGGCGGTCCGATCGCCGTCGAGATCGGCAACACCGAGTGGCCCAAGTGGGAGACCGTGATGGCCGCGGATCCGGTCGACCCCGACCGACTGGCGGACTTGAAAGACTCAGCCCGCAACGCGCCGCTGACCCGGCCCCGGCCCGGGCACGCCGACTACGCCGGCATGCTGAAATACGGGTTCGACGACGCCCGGCCGGTTCTCGAACGCGCGAGCGCCCGCGAGACCGCCGCCCGCGTCGCGGCGGGCACGATCGCCAGGGCGTTCCTGCGCGACGCCCTCGGCGTGGAGGTGCTCTCGCACGTGATCTCGATCGGCGCCTCCGACCCCTACGACGGCCCGCCGCCGCAGGCTGCCGACCTGGCCGCCATCGACGCCAGCCCCGTGCGGGCCTTCGACGAGGCGGCCGAACAGTCCATGATCGCCGAGATCGAGGCCGCCAAGAAGGACGGCGACACACTGGGCGGCGTCGTCGAGGTCGTCGCCAACGGCCTGCCCGTCGGACTGGGTTCGTTCACCAGTGGCGACAACCGGTTGGACAGCCAATTGGCCGCCGCGGTGATGGGCATCCAGGCGATCAAGGGCGTCGAGATCGGCGACGGGTTCCGCACCGCGCGCCGCCGGGGCAGCGTCGCCCATGACGAGATGTATCCCGGTCCCGACGGTGTGCTGCGCTCGACGAACCGGGCGGGTGGCCTGGAAGGCGGGATGACCAACGGCCAGCCGTTGCGGGTGCGCGCGGCGATGAAGCCGATCTCCACCGTGCCGCGGGCGCTGGCCACCGTCGACATGGCCACCGGCGACGAGACCGTCGCGATCCACCAGCGCTCGGACGTCTGCGCGGTGCCCGCCGCCGGTGTCGTCGTCGAGACCATGGTGGCGCTGGTGCTGGCGCGCGCGACGCTGGAGAAGTTCGGCGGCGATTCGCTGAGCGAGACGCGCGCCAACATCGACAACTACCTGCGGGCGGTCGCTGCGCGGGAACCGTCCGCCGAACCGCTGCAGGCGTCGCACTGA
- the alaS gene encoding alanine--tRNA ligase, which produces MQTHEIRKRFLDHFVKAGHTEVPSASVILDDPNLLFVNAGMVQFVPYFLGQQAPPWDRATSVQKCIRTPDIDEVGITTRHNTFFQMAGNFSFGDYFKKGAIEFAWTLLTNPQDQGGYGFDAERLWATVYLDDEEAVALWQEVAGLPAERIQRRGMADNYWSMGIPGPCGPSSEIYYDRGPEYGEGGGPVANEDRYIEIWNLVFMQNERGQGTSKEDFEILGPLPRKNIDTGMGVERVACLLQNVDNVYETDLLRPVIDLVAAVAPRPYGVHGSHADDVRYRIIADHSRTAAVIIGDGVSPGNEGRGYVLRRLLRRIIRAAKLLGVEQPIMADLMTTVRDAMGPSYPELVADFDRIQRIAVAEETAFNRTLASGSRLFDEAARATKASGTDKLSGRDAFTLHDTYGFPIELTLEMAAEADLSVDEEGFRGLMAEQRARAKADAAARKQAHTDLSAYRDLVDAGPTEFTGFDELTTEARILGIFVDGKRVPVVSRDNQADRGAGPDRVELILDRTPFYAESGGQIADEGNIDGAGASGASGTSRAAVTDVQKIAKTLWSHRVNVESGEFVEGDTVVAAVDPRWRHGATQGHSGTHMVHAALRQVLGPNAVQAGSLNRPGYLRFDFNWQGPLSEQQRTEIEEVTNQAVEADFEVHTFTTELEKAKAMGAMALFGEQYPEQVRVVEIGGPFSLELCGGTHVHNSAQIGPVTVLGESSVGSGVRRVEAYVGLDSFRHLAKERALMAGLASSLKVPSDEVPARVANLVERLRAAEKELERLRLASARAAAANAAAGAEVIGKVRVVAQRMAGGMSAADLRTLVGDIRGKLGSDPTVVALMAEGENDAVPFVVAVNAAAQDLGLRANDLVKPLGAAVNGRGGGKPDLAQGSGRGAAGIDAALAALRAEIDRSASA; this is translated from the coding sequence GTGCAGACCCACGAGATCAGGAAGCGCTTCCTCGATCACTTCGTGAAGGCGGGCCACACCGAGGTGCCGAGTGCCTCGGTGATCCTCGACGACCCCAATCTGCTGTTCGTCAACGCCGGCATGGTGCAATTCGTGCCCTACTTCCTCGGCCAGCAGGCGCCGCCATGGGACCGGGCGACCAGCGTCCAGAAATGCATCCGCACCCCAGACATCGACGAGGTCGGAATCACCACCCGCCACAACACCTTCTTCCAGATGGCCGGCAACTTCTCCTTCGGCGACTACTTCAAGAAGGGCGCGATCGAGTTCGCCTGGACGCTGCTGACCAATCCTCAGGACCAGGGCGGGTACGGCTTCGACGCCGAACGGCTGTGGGCGACGGTGTATCTCGACGACGAAGAGGCGGTCGCGCTGTGGCAGGAGGTCGCCGGGTTGCCCGCCGAACGCATCCAGCGCCGCGGCATGGCCGACAACTACTGGTCGATGGGCATCCCGGGACCGTGCGGTCCGTCATCGGAGATCTACTACGACCGCGGCCCGGAGTACGGCGAGGGTGGCGGCCCGGTGGCCAACGAGGACCGCTACATCGAGATCTGGAATCTCGTCTTCATGCAGAACGAGCGCGGCCAGGGCACGTCGAAGGAGGACTTCGAGATCCTCGGCCCGCTGCCGCGCAAGAACATCGACACCGGCATGGGTGTCGAACGGGTGGCGTGCCTGCTGCAGAACGTCGACAACGTCTACGAGACCGATCTGCTGCGCCCGGTCATCGACCTCGTCGCCGCGGTCGCGCCGCGTCCGTATGGAGTCCACGGCTCACACGCTGATGACGTGCGTTACCGGATCATCGCCGACCACAGCCGTACGGCGGCGGTCATCATCGGCGACGGAGTCAGCCCGGGCAACGAGGGCCGCGGATACGTGCTGCGCCGGTTGCTGCGCCGAATCATCCGCGCCGCCAAGCTGCTCGGTGTCGAGCAGCCCATCATGGCGGATCTGATGACCACGGTGCGTGACGCGATGGGACCGTCGTATCCCGAACTGGTCGCCGACTTCGACCGAATCCAGCGCATCGCCGTGGCCGAGGAGACCGCGTTCAACCGCACCCTGGCCTCCGGTTCCCGGCTGTTCGACGAGGCAGCGCGCGCCACGAAGGCCTCCGGGACCGACAAGCTGTCCGGCCGCGACGCGTTCACGCTGCACGACACCTACGGTTTCCCCATCGAGCTGACCCTCGAGATGGCCGCCGAGGCCGATCTCAGCGTCGACGAAGAGGGGTTCCGCGGCCTGATGGCCGAGCAACGGGCGCGCGCCAAGGCCGACGCCGCGGCCCGCAAGCAGGCCCACACGGACCTGTCGGCGTACCGCGACCTGGTCGACGCGGGACCGACGGAGTTCACCGGCTTCGACGAGCTGACCACCGAGGCGCGGATCCTCGGCATCTTCGTCGACGGCAAGCGGGTCCCGGTGGTCAGTCGCGACAACCAAGCCGATCGAGGGGCCGGGCCCGACCGGGTCGAGCTGATCCTCGACCGCACCCCGTTCTACGCCGAGTCCGGCGGCCAGATCGCCGACGAGGGCAACATCGACGGTGCCGGTGCGTCCGGCGCGTCTGGAACGTCTCGGGCCGCCGTCACCGACGTGCAGAAGATCGCCAAGACGTTGTGGTCGCACCGCGTCAACGTCGAATCCGGCGAGTTCGTGGAGGGCGACACGGTGGTGGCCGCCGTCGACCCGAGGTGGCGCCACGGTGCCACGCAGGGGCACTCGGGCACCCACATGGTGCACGCCGCCCTGCGACAGGTGCTGGGGCCTAACGCGGTCCAGGCCGGCTCCCTGAACAGGCCCGGCTACCTGCGATTCGACTTCAACTGGCAAGGCCCCCTGTCCGAGCAGCAGCGCACCGAGATCGAAGAGGTCACCAACCAGGCCGTCGAAGCCGACTTCGAGGTGCACACGTTCACCACGGAGTTGGAGAAGGCCAAGGCCATGGGCGCGATGGCGCTGTTCGGCGAGCAGTATCCCGAGCAGGTGCGGGTGGTCGAGATCGGCGGCCCGTTCTCGCTGGAGTTGTGTGGCGGCACGCACGTGCACAACTCGGCACAGATCGGCCCGGTGACCGTTCTCGGGGAGTCGTCGGTCGGTTCGGGCGTGCGCCGCGTGGAGGCCTACGTCGGCCTCGACTCGTTCCGCCACCTCGCCAAGGAACGCGCGTTGATGGCCGGCCTCGCGTCGTCGCTGAAGGTGCCGTCGGACGAGGTTCCCGCCAGGGTGGCAAACCTGGTGGAACGGTTGCGCGCAGCCGAAAAGGAACTCGAGCGGCTGCGGCTGGCGAGTGCCCGCGCCGCGGCAGCCAATGCCGCCGCGGGAGCGGAAGTTATCGGTAAGGTCCGTGTCGTGGCGCAGCGGATGGCCGGCGGGATGTCGGCTGCAGATCTGCGCACCCTCGTCGGGGACATCCGCGGCAAGCTCGGCAGCGACCCGACCGTCGTCGCCCTGATGGCCGAAGGTGAGAACGACGCAGTGCCCTTCGTGGTCGCGGTGAACGCCGCGGCACAGGACCTCGGCCTTCGGGCCAACGACCTGGTCAAGCCGCTTGGCGCGGCCGTCAACGGCCGTGGTGGCGGCAAACCCGACCTGGCGCAGGGTTCGGGCAGGGGGGCCGCGGGTATCGACGCGGCGTTGGCCGCGCTGCGCGCAGAGATCGACCGGAGCGCCAGCGCGTGA
- a CDS encoding shikimate dehydrogenase has translation MSGRARRAAVLGSPIGHSRSPQLHLAAYRALGLHDWTYERIECSAEQLPAVVGAFGPEWIGVSVTMPGKFAALKFAEERTARAELVGSANTLVRVGSGWRADNTDVDGVTGALGAMSGRSAAVLGSGGTAPAAVVGLAELGVRELSVVARNRQKAESLVALADRVGMRARWVELGMPVSGVDVVVSTIPADVAGRCADTVAGVPLLLDAIYDPWPTPLAAAVHAAGGRVVSGLQMLLHQAFAQVEQFTGLPAPQEAMRAALERG, from the coding sequence ATGAGCGGTAGGGCACGTCGAGCCGCGGTGTTGGGTTCACCGATCGGGCACTCGCGGTCACCGCAGCTGCACCTGGCGGCGTACCGCGCGCTTGGCCTGCACGACTGGACCTATGAGCGCATCGAGTGCAGCGCTGAGCAGTTGCCCGCGGTGGTCGGTGCATTCGGGCCGGAGTGGATCGGCGTCTCGGTGACCATGCCCGGCAAGTTCGCGGCACTGAAGTTCGCCGAAGAGCGCACCGCGCGGGCGGAACTGGTCGGCTCGGCCAACACGCTGGTGCGCGTCGGCTCTGGCTGGCGCGCGGACAACACCGATGTCGACGGGGTGACCGGTGCCCTGGGCGCGATGTCGGGCCGGTCGGCTGCGGTGCTGGGCTCGGGCGGAACCGCGCCCGCCGCCGTCGTCGGGCTGGCCGAACTCGGGGTGCGGGAGTTGTCGGTGGTGGCGCGCAACCGGCAGAAGGCCGAGTCGCTCGTCGCGTTGGCGGACCGGGTGGGGATGCGCGCGCGCTGGGTCGAGCTCGGCATGCCGGTGAGCGGCGTGGACGTCGTGGTGAGCACCATCCCCGCCGACGTGGCAGGGCGATGTGCCGATACGGTCGCTGGCGTTCCGTTGCTGCTCGATGCGATCTACGATCCGTGGCCGACGCCGCTGGCCGCCGCGGTGCACGCGGCCGGCGGCCGCGTCGTCAGCGGGCTGCAGATGCTGCTGCACCAGGCGTTCGCGCAAGTCGAACAGTTCACGGGCCTGCCGGCGCCCCAAGAAGCGATGAGGGCTGCGCTGGAGCGGGGTTAG
- a CDS encoding secondary thiamine-phosphate synthase enzyme YjbQ: MLDIDAARRRIVDLTDEVRAFCDGRGDGLCNVFVPHATAGVAVIETGAGSDDDLVDTLDRLLPRDDRYRHSHGSPGHGADHVLPALVSPSVTLPVQDGQPLLGTWQSIVLVDLNRDNPQRKVRLSFIAG, encoded by the coding sequence GTGCTCGACATCGACGCGGCGCGACGCCGCATCGTCGATCTGACCGACGAGGTGCGTGCCTTCTGTGACGGGCGCGGCGACGGCCTGTGCAACGTGTTCGTGCCCCACGCGACGGCTGGGGTGGCGGTGATCGAGACCGGCGCCGGCTCCGATGACGACCTGGTCGACACCCTCGACCGCCTGCTGCCGCGCGACGACCGCTACCGCCACTCGCACGGGTCGCCGGGACACGGCGCCGACCACGTGCTGCCCGCGTTGGTGTCGCCGTCGGTGACACTGCCGGTTCAGGACGGCCAGCCGCTGCTGGGCACCTGGCAGAGCATCGTGCTGGTCGATCTGAACCGCGACAACCCGCAGCGCAAGGTGCGGTTGAGCTTCATCGCCGGCTGA
- the aroB gene encoding 3-dehydroquinate synthase, whose translation MTEPVTVDVHVDPPYPVIIGTGLLGELQRVLEGRHKVAILHQPVLAQTAEAIRKMLSDNSIDAHRIEIPDAEAGKDLPVLGFIWEVLGRIGVGRKDAIVSLGGGAATDVAGFAAATWLRGVDIVHVPTTLLGMVDAAVGGKTGINTDAGKNLVGAFHQPAAVLVDLATLETLPRNELVAGMAEIVKAGFIADPTILDLIEADPEAAVDPTGTVLPELIRRAIAVKAEVVAADEKESQLREILNYGHTLAHAIERRERYRWRHGAAVSVGLVFAAELGRLAGRLDDETADRHRSVLGALGLPVSYDADAFPELLENMAGDKKTRAGVLRFVVLDGPGKPGRLEGPDPSLLAAAYSEIGTAVS comes from the coding sequence GTGACTGAACCCGTGACCGTGGACGTCCACGTCGATCCGCCGTATCCGGTCATCATCGGCACGGGTCTGCTCGGTGAGCTGCAACGCGTGCTCGAGGGCAGGCACAAGGTGGCGATCCTGCACCAGCCGGTGCTCGCCCAAACCGCCGAGGCCATCCGGAAGATGTTGTCCGACAACAGTATAGATGCCCACCGCATCGAGATCCCCGACGCCGAAGCCGGTAAGGACCTGCCCGTCCTCGGATTCATCTGGGAAGTGCTGGGCCGCATCGGGGTCGGCCGCAAGGACGCGATCGTGAGCCTGGGCGGGGGAGCGGCGACCGACGTCGCGGGTTTCGCGGCGGCCACCTGGCTGCGCGGCGTCGACATCGTGCATGTGCCGACCACGCTGTTGGGCATGGTCGACGCCGCGGTCGGCGGCAAGACCGGCATCAACACCGATGCGGGCAAGAACCTGGTGGGAGCGTTCCACCAACCCGCCGCCGTGCTGGTCGACCTGGCCACCCTCGAGACGTTGCCGCGCAACGAGCTCGTCGCCGGGATGGCCGAGATCGTCAAGGCGGGTTTCATTGCCGATCCCACGATCCTCGACCTGATCGAAGCCGATCCGGAAGCCGCCGTCGATCCCACGGGAACCGTTCTGCCGGAACTCATCCGACGCGCCATCGCCGTCAAGGCCGAGGTGGTGGCCGCTGACGAGAAGGAATCGCAGCTGCGCGAGATCCTCAACTACGGCCACACCCTGGCGCACGCCATCGAGCGTCGCGAACGCTACCGTTGGCGGCACGGCGCGGCCGTGTCGGTGGGTCTGGTGTTCGCCGCCGAACTCGGCCGCCTCGCCGGCCGGCTCGACGACGAGACCGCGGACCGCCACCGGTCCGTGCTCGGGGCGCTGGGCCTGCCGGTCAGCTACGACGCCGACGCGTTCCCCGAGTTGCTCGAGAACATGGCAGGCGACAAGAAGACCCGAGCAGGCGTGCTGCGTTTCGTGGTGCTCGACGGACCGGGCAAGCCCGGCCGGTTGGAGGGGCCGGACCCGTCGCTGCTGGCGGCGGCCTACTCGGAGATCGGAACGGCGGTGTCATGA
- a CDS encoding DUF3237 domain-containing protein, translated as MTAAAQLPLVDALPVEHLFDMHVDLLPAQPIATALGTRMTFVATGGSLRGPKLVGDVLPGGGDWLVVGSDGVGRVDVRATLRTHDGALVHYEARGVIKVPADGLGRLAAGEVLGFDETYVRTTPTFETADERYAWLSQVVAVGYNVLSPNHIDYRVYRVL; from the coding sequence ATGACCGCGGCGGCGCAGCTGCCCCTGGTGGACGCGCTTCCGGTCGAGCACCTCTTCGACATGCATGTGGATCTGCTTCCGGCGCAGCCGATTGCGACGGCCCTGGGAACCCGCATGACATTCGTCGCGACCGGCGGGAGCCTGCGGGGACCGAAGCTGGTCGGTGATGTGCTTCCAGGTGGCGGCGATTGGCTCGTCGTCGGCAGCGATGGTGTCGGACGCGTCGATGTGCGGGCCACACTGCGCACCCACGACGGTGCCCTCGTTCACTACGAGGCCCGCGGCGTCATCAAGGTGCCCGCGGACGGACTGGGCCGGTTGGCCGCCGGTGAGGTGCTGGGATTCGACGAGACCTATGTCCGTACGACGCCGACCTTCGAGACTGCCGACGAACGGTACGCCTGGCTGAGTCAGGTCGTCGCCGTCGGCTACAACGTGTTGTCGCCCAACCACATCGACTACCGCGTCTACCGGGTGCTGTGA
- a CDS encoding nuclear transport factor 2 family protein gives MKQAELDLESVAVRYFAAWERRDPDAIAALHSEDTRFWTHMGGEPAVGRSAVRDTFAGIFAQFPDFSFETYRVLYGSDHWVLDWALISGAVRFDCLDVVMVSPEGLVTRKDTFVDPIQLQAALSEVSA, from the coding sequence ATGAAACAAGCAGAACTTGACCTGGAATCCGTCGCGGTTCGCTACTTCGCCGCATGGGAGAGGCGCGATCCGGACGCGATCGCCGCGCTGCACAGCGAGGACACCCGGTTCTGGACGCACATGGGCGGAGAGCCCGCTGTCGGCCGCAGCGCGGTACGGGACACCTTCGCCGGCATCTTCGCGCAGTTCCCGGACTTCTCGTTCGAGACGTATCGCGTGCTGTACGGCTCTGATCACTGGGTGCTGGACTGGGCGCTGATCTCCGGGGCTGTGCGCTTCGACTGCCTCGACGTCGTCATGGTGTCACCGGAGGGGCTGGTCACGCGCAAGGACACGTTCGTCGACCCGATTCAGCTGCAGGCCGCGCTGAGCGAGGTCAGCGCATGA
- a CDS encoding TetR/AcrR family transcriptional regulator produces the protein MSPSRISRRTQAERTEATTAALVDAARELFASDGYESTSLDAVAARAEVTKGAVYHHFAGKRQLFEAVFTREVERMTAPLLAAYRRKRDPWQAFAAACRAFLDECLEPGTQRIVLLDAFTALGWDDMRRLETPLLTMMQTGITRAADAGRITDRPPGPLAHFLFGALCETAMIIARADDQRAAHRQALAEIRRVLDGLATS, from the coding sequence GTGAGTCCCTCCAGGATCTCCAGGCGTACCCAGGCCGAGCGCACCGAGGCGACCACCGCGGCCCTCGTCGACGCGGCCAGGGAGTTGTTCGCCTCCGACGGCTACGAGTCGACCTCACTGGACGCTGTCGCGGCGCGTGCCGAGGTGACCAAAGGCGCGGTCTATCACCACTTCGCGGGTAAGCGACAACTCTTCGAGGCGGTGTTCACGCGCGAGGTCGAGCGGATGACGGCACCGTTGTTGGCCGCGTACCGCCGCAAGCGCGACCCGTGGCAGGCGTTCGCCGCCGCATGCCGCGCATTCCTCGACGAGTGTCTGGAACCCGGCACGCAGCGCATCGTGCTGCTGGACGCCTTCACCGCGCTGGGGTGGGACGACATGCGCCGTCTGGAGACACCACTGCTGACGATGATGCAGACCGGCATCACCCGGGCGGCGGATGCCGGACGTATCACCGATCGTCCGCCCGGACCGTTGGCCCACTTCCTGTTCGGGGCGCTCTGCGAGACGGCGATGATCATTGCGCGCGCCGACGATCAGCGGGCCGCGCACCGCCAAGCGCTCGCCGAGATCCGCCGTGTCCTCGACGGCCTCGCGACCTCCTAG
- the ruvX gene encoding Holliday junction resolvase RuvX, producing the protein MKPTPTGDEPLGRRAPGDRRPDRPAGPLDPPDPGRGRRIGIDVGTVRIGVAASDPDGILATPLETVMRDRRKHSDRHLRRLAGLVQEQGAVEVVVGLPRTLADRSGSSAEDAVALADALARRIAPTPVRLADERLTTVVAQRSLREAGVRAKGQRSVIDQAAAVGILQNWLDQRRAATTTRAASCHGGAHGEVGDD; encoded by the coding sequence GTGAAGCCCACACCGACGGGCGACGAGCCGCTTGGGCGAAGAGCACCAGGCGACCGCCGGCCCGATCGGCCCGCCGGCCCTCTCGACCCTCCGGACCCCGGCCGCGGTCGGCGGATCGGCATCGACGTCGGCACGGTGCGGATCGGGGTGGCGGCCAGCGACCCGGACGGCATCCTGGCAACGCCGCTGGAAACGGTGATGCGTGACCGCCGCAAACATTCCGACAGGCACCTGCGCCGGCTCGCGGGCCTGGTCCAGGAGCAGGGTGCGGTCGAGGTGGTCGTCGGGCTACCCCGCACGCTCGCCGACCGGTCCGGGTCATCAGCTGAAGACGCCGTCGCGCTGGCCGACGCGCTGGCGCGGCGCATCGCACCGACACCGGTGCGACTGGCCGACGAACGACTCACTACGGTTGTGGCCCAGCGCTCGCTGCGCGAGGCCGGCGTGCGCGCCAAGGGCCAACGGTCGGTCATCGACCAGGCGGCCGCGGTAGGGATTCTGCAGAACTGGTTGGATCAACGACGCGCGGCAACGACCACGCGAGCAGCGAGTTGTCACGGTGGCGCGCACGGAGAGGTCGGCGATGACTAA
- a CDS encoding endolytic transglycosylase MltG has product MTNHWSRERAEPVAVGPPRRRVTRADRAREARTRRRRRIGAVLMLGVLIVVVVGVVFLGSRLWHSFFGSNDFSGDGVNDVVIQVHDGDSTTAIGNTLKESNVVATAGAFIDAAEGNAAIASIQPGFYKLRTEIPAANAVERLADPQNRVGKLTIPEGRQLDDVRDVKTNAVTEGILTMISQATCVDLDGERKCVSADALKEVAATAPPALLQVPEWAVGPVTTMGDDSRRLEGLIAPGTWNIDPSAQPQDILATLISVSATRYAQGGLLDAAAATNMSPYEILIVGSLVQRESTPEDFGKVARVIYNRLAENRTLEFDSTVNYALDRIEVATTDVDRGQMTPWNTYVRPGLPATPICSPSQAALAAAENPESGDWLYFVTIDMQGTTLFTRDYQQHLANIELAQRNGVLDSAR; this is encoded by the coding sequence ATGACTAACCACTGGAGCCGGGAGCGGGCAGAACCCGTAGCGGTCGGTCCGCCCCGACGCCGGGTTACCCGCGCGGACCGTGCCCGGGAGGCGCGCACCCGCCGCAGGCGTCGTATCGGCGCTGTGTTGATGCTGGGCGTGCTTATCGTCGTAGTCGTCGGTGTGGTGTTCCTCGGCTCCCGGCTGTGGCACTCGTTCTTCGGCAGCAACGACTTCTCCGGTGACGGTGTCAACGACGTCGTGATCCAGGTGCACGACGGCGACTCGACCACCGCGATCGGCAACACACTGAAGGAGAGCAACGTCGTCGCGACCGCAGGCGCATTCATCGACGCCGCTGAGGGCAATGCCGCGATCGCGTCCATCCAGCCCGGCTTCTACAAGTTGCGCACCGAGATCCCGGCTGCGAACGCGGTTGAGCGGCTGGCGGACCCACAGAACCGGGTGGGCAAGCTGACCATTCCCGAAGGCCGCCAACTCGACGACGTTCGCGACGTGAAGACCAACGCGGTCACCGAGGGCATCCTGACGATGATCTCGCAGGCCACCTGCGTCGACCTCGACGGAGAACGCAAGTGTGTTTCGGCTGACGCGCTCAAGGAGGTGGCGGCCACCGCACCTCCAGCCCTGCTGCAGGTGCCCGAGTGGGCGGTCGGACCCGTGACCACGATGGGCGACGACTCCCGTCGCCTGGAGGGGCTGATCGCACCCGGTACCTGGAACATCGATCCGTCGGCACAACCGCAGGACATCCTCGCGACCCTGATCTCGGTCAGCGCGACCCGGTATGCGCAGGGCGGCCTGCTCGACGCGGCCGCTGCGACGAACATGTCGCCCTACGAGATCCTCATCGTGGGTTCGTTGGTGCAGCGGGAATCGACGCCGGAGGACTTCGGCAAGGTCGCCCGTGTCATCTACAACCGGCTCGCCGAGAACCGCACCCTTGAGTTCGACTCCACCGTCAACTACGCGCTGGACCGCATCGAGGTGGCCACCACCGATGTCGACCGTGGCCAGATGACGCCGTGGAACACCTATGTGCGGCCTGGACTTCCGGCTACGCCGATCTGCTCGCCGAGCCAGGCGGCGCTCGCCGCCGCCGAGAACCCCGAGTCGGGGGACTGGCTGTACTTCGTCACCATCGACATGCAGGGCACCACCCTGTTCACCCGCGACTACCAGCAGCACCTCGCCAACATCGAACTGGCACAACGCAACGGGGTCCTCGACTCCGCGCGGTGA